ataaatgcagaatataaatacacagacagagagaccgGATTTTGCCGATTGTTGTGTGGTGGtttttatatgtgtatatagCACTTTAGGCTGGAATTTTACAGAATAATCCAGTTgaagaaaacacaattttttatCAAGTAGCACAGGAGGAGAACCGGCGCACTGTGGCAGCGGGACTGACTCTCCACGGTTCTCATTGGGGTTTTATAAAGCCTCAACTTGTCAAGGGGGCAAGCAGAGATATCACTCTCTACTGTTTCTGTCTGTGGCCTTCACTGACTTGATCTTGGGATCAGAGTCATTACAATGTCTTCTCCTGCGATTGCTTTGCCTCCGCCAGCTCCGGCCAAATCTCCTAAAAAGAGAGCCAAGTCTCCGAGGAAGAAAACTGGTCCGACTGTGTCAAACCTGATATTGAAGGCTGTGTCCACATCCACACAGCGCGGCGGTGTGTCTCTGGCAGCTCTGAAGAAGGCTCTGAAGGCCGGTGGATATGATGTGGTCAAAAACAATGCCAGGATCCTCATCGCCGTGAAGCGTTTGGTGACCAAAAAATCTCTGGTCCAAACCAAGGGTAGCGGGGCTTCGGgctctttcaaaataaacaaaaagcccCCGACGCCTCGGAAGAAGAAGGTGGTGGGGAAGAAGAAGCCAAAGGCGAAAAAGGTCAAGAGGGCCAGCGCCAAGAAAGCAGCAGGAGGAACAACTCCAGCAGCCAAGAAGTCCCCCAAGAAAAGGAGAAAGTCAAGGAGCCCGAAGAAAGCCAAGAGACCCGCTGCGGCCAAGAAGCCAAAGAAGCCAAAGAGCCCAAAGAAGACCAAACGCAGGGTCTCCAAATCTGCCAAGGCCAGGTCTGCTACCAAGAAGTGAATACTCTTCCACTGAACACTTTGTGGATTCTGTGTGGACTGAGCTGCATTCAAGTCTAGCTTTAAGCAGTTTTACTTTTCTAAAGTAGAAAATATGAACTCGCGGGTTGTACAAgcctttctttcttgctttttgtcATGATGTTCTAATGAACTGAATAGCACTtgcttgaaataaaataatttttcatttacagAGCGTGTCGTGTGGctttatttgaaaaataaattatcCAGCCTGCAAaaattaaatttatatatattatatattgacATTTACATTTGTGATTAAGTCAATTGCTTAGATCTAAATTATAACCTCACCATTCAGCATCGCTGTGTTTGtatctcagaaaaaaaaatattcagtgttCTTAGAAAAATTGTCGTCTACTGTTtggttcttgtttttatgaaagCCAGCTGACTCCGCTTTCGTTCGTGCCGGCTTAGCAGCTGATTTGCTTGACTCGGTGAACAGCGGACAGTGCGCGTGACGTTTTGGAGCGGTGCGTATTACGCACAGTTACGCGCTGGGAACAACGTCTCCAGAGCTGTGCAGTTTTCAGCACCATGTACAAAAGGTGTTTCTTGGGAAGTGCTAgatgtttgttgtttgtcttGAGTTCCCCTCTGTCAAACGATTTTAtggaaaagcaaaaacatttttatgccaTCCATAATAGTATCCATATATTATTTCAAAATTTCTACTCATGCCGAATTTTCAAGTTATTTTTCTCAAATTTGAGATATTTTCTCAGAAGTTTGATTGAATAAGTCGAAATTTTGAGACGATAACACGAAATTTTTTACTTATGGATGTCTTATTTTCGGATGCGGAAACAAGTTTCCATAAAAACCGATTGATTCTGAGAAtgtaagaggaagaaaaagaaaaacttataAAACTCAAAATGCAGCTCACCAGTGCTGAGAACAATGGGGCTTCGTGggcgtgaaaaaaaaaatagctgtttgtgtttttcttatcgtcagttaaaaaaaaaaaaaatactttcagtAGACAATAAACAAGGCGATAGTGAGTGTCGATCGAATGATATAGGGTACCACAATCATTACCATACGCAGTTTATGACTGAATGTAGGGGGGGAAACCACGAAGAAAGTGATGATTGTGTTCATTTACTTTTAATCAATATATTCTGAGTTTATGAGGTTTTCAACTTGAAATCCAAAAGTAAACGCAAAACCGTGTCACTGAATATCTGCTAGCATCCACACAGCAGTGACTCACTCCAGTGTGGTGTTTATTAGCTGCGTGGTTTAGTGTTGCCACCTGCTGGCGGGATTAATTAACAAATCTGGAGATGTCGGTAAGGTTCATCTGGGGTCAGTTGCATAGAAAGTATGTGGTTACATTTTACTGTAACAAGTAGATTGTTGCAGTAAAATGTACAAATAAGTCGGTGCCCTTCCCATCCAAAAAATCGGTCGTATAGTCAAAGAAGTTTTATTAAATAACGGCCGGAAGTGGTAAACTTAAATGGTTTAAACTGGAGACAGTGCTCATACTTCACTGTAATCCTGTGTGGTTTACCATGCTTGTCATTTGCAGAGCAGGCGAAAGAGGCTGTGAGATAAATattaacatattgatttattaggACCTGAGTACTGACAGTGTGAAGACCCTACTGTACtcgctcagtttttttttttttttgtttgtttgttttgttttgttttttacataggCGACATAGGCGTTTCACAATGGCTCTATAGCGCTACCTGCCGCAAAAAAGAGCCCCACTGCTGGTGTGTCTCACATATAAGTATGAAATTTAGTACATATAAAACatgccaaaacacacaaaaatcctGTTGGAGCGATGCCCTACACCCAACAAGAAGTCCGCAATCTTGAATTTATTCGGCGACTTTGGCACCGTTGTTGCGATTTCCAGCCCCTCTTCATgggatcaacttcatatttggtcTGTCTAAACTACAGGCCTGGGTGAAGGGCGTGCACATGGCGCTATGAAATTTAAATTAGCTGTCATTCACATTAATTAGCTCAAAATAAACAGCGAGAAATAACAGACTTCCTCATAtgtcatttaaataaatctgtttcTCTTTATTATAAGTGAATACATTGATTGTAATTCTCCAGTTTATTCTGCACAGTGGTGCGTGAAACTGTTTtgaattttatatatttctgtatGAATATGTCCTAAAACATCAGACTGACATCCGAGTccaaaaagtagaaaaacttAAAccatatataaagaaatgagacaaaaacaggTTAGGTTAGgcttattcatttatttagtgaagaaaaagcattcagTCGTTACACATTAGTGAGTGGCAAATGTATATAAACCTGTGCTTTCAGTATGtagaaacaacagcaacaatcaAAGAAAATAATAGAGGGCTCATGTGACACTTTATCTAGTGTGAATAAAAACCGTGtctgtttagttacttcctcttttttttttttaaaaataacattcattctgtgttagttttaattttgtagTTCCCTTTTCTACcagccacaattttttttttttaaaaaaagctccaGTTCTCTTTCAGTGTCCTCACTTTCTTTCAACAGgtaacatttcaaatgtttgtgaatgctAAAATAAAGAGATGAATTATACTTGaattgaataaaacatttttgacaaCACAAAGAAGATGGGCCTCATTTTATGTGCAACTGTCTTAAGTGGATTCTCATGCTGTCCACATATAACTCATATAAcaccaatctcattgtacatcctgtatactgccaataaaggcattctattctattctatagtTTTAAAGTTCAGCTAAAGCTTTAAATCACTCAAACTATTAGATGATACAACTCACTGTGTTATCTAATAGTCTAACTGCCCAATAGATGCAGCTTTATGGCTTTTACCTAAACATTTAACCCAAGCATCTCCAGTTGTAAGTTTTCTGGTATTGCTTTTACTGTGGTTAGATTTTAGTTTGACATAATTTAAAGAATTGTGATAGAAAATAAGCTCATTCATCAGGTTGAATCCTTAGATAATCATGTTcactttttaatgcaattagaTTTTTCATGCATGTTTCCCTCCAGTCTTGATACCTGAGCAAGGTACAAGGAGTAgattctttagttgaatctactcAAAAACCTATTTGACAAActaaaactctgtttttgcatcaacaagattattcccaaagagctattagcccaAAAAATTTGCATATCTCATGATGgtatgcaattaaaaaaattgacaaagtgcaggacaaaagaagaagcgaCAAGCCTAAAAAAAACCTGACacgggacctgagagatgcatctagcCCTTTAGTAGATGGTCAGAAGTGATCTCATTGAAAGGGTGTCTGTTAAAAGCCAGGGATAAAAGGCTGACAAgaattggactgaaaatcagtgacaacaggtctAATGGAGTGActaatccaaatttgacataTTTGGTTCAAATTGCATATATGGAggtggtcaggagagaggtacaacagcaaacatggtggaggctctatcacagtttggagctgcatttcagccagtggtggaTCTTCTCAAAGCTGAGGTCACAATTAAGGCACAGCGGCCAGGAGAAAGATCTGAATTTACAGTGTGTtcttgcttcttctttttttgttcattgTATTACATAACCAAAAGAAGTTGCATATTAACCCAAAATAAACTATTGGGAATACAGTAGACAGCCCCATATGTGACATAACAGAAAAAATGATTAACATGGTTTCCAATGAGATTATTGACTTCTGGGTAGACAGAAATTCTCAGGAAAAACCCACTGACGTGTATTCATGTGACCAACTTGCACACGTGTGAAAACACAGCCACATCTTCTTTTCACATCTAGTTTCAGTTCCCTATAATGTGAGGAAAACTGAACCAGTCTACCTCGTTTAGGTCCAGTGGTTTTATAGTTTAGTTCTCTTACTTcaaaattgttatttttttttgtttatttatttatacaaagCTCCTAGAATTCATCATTTACTTGTAAATGCACATTCCCATGAATTCCACATATCACTCTCATTCATTTCAGCATACTTTTTCATATGTTGCCTTTACAGTGACTGTATTTTACAGTGAAGTTATTTTTCTGATAGAGAATAGGCTCAGTTATAATGCAGTCATAGCTAGAGCATTAATCAAACATGAGAAAAGCTAAATTGGTATTTAAAGTTGTTGAAAAAAAACGTTCCTGTTTGTCATATGATAAATTGTCCAAGAGTAGGAGGGGCATGGCTGGGGTTTATATTCAGTGGTGTCAGCCCTAACCTCTGACACAGTCATAATGGAAACAGCAGTGACCCTCCTggctctgtctttctttcatgTCTGCTCTTCAGTACCTATAAGCCGTCCAACCAACTGGCTCAGACAATGCCGTGCCTCTACCAACCTCTCCATCACAGCACTGGAGGTGCTCCCAGGGGGAGGATGGGATAATCTCCGAAATATGGACATGGGTCGAGTCATGAACCTCAGCTACGTCCAGTGCCAGACCACCGAGGATGGGCTCTACCTAATCCCAGATGAAGTATTTGTCATCCCCCAAAAACAGACAGGTGTGGAGACCAGCTCAGAGATAATCAGTTCCTGGCTTGAGCAGAAAAGCTCGACATCTCACTCCATTAATGCAGACATATCCTTCCTCTCGGTGCTCAATGGTAAATTTTCGATTGAGAACAAGAGGATGAAAACCCATCAGGTAAAGGACTCTTCAACCACAGCCAAAGTGCAGGTAAGTTTTTAATTCTCAATTGTATTGAATGTataacattaaaggaaaaaatacacagtCGTGATGTTGAGgtgttatttaattttaagttatcatttataaaagaaataaagaatgaataaaataaattctttatttctttatgatGCTATCTAatgcatttgatttaaaaaaaactgaaaaaaaattggagttagccagaaaataaacaattttaacTGTAGTTCCAGAATAGATATTATAAAAGAACTTCAATCAGAAGagataaagaaaatgaagcaaacatAAATGCTAGAAATACAGCCATGTGAAACAGTTAATGATATCATAATTCTCTTTTTCAAAAGGTTCGTAACTTCATCTACACAGTCAAGGCTTATCCGGACTTCACGTTGGACACACGATTTGCTCAGCAAATCAGAGACATCGCTGATGCCATTGAGAACAACCAGACACGGAATGCAGACTACCTCTCAGAGAAGATGGTGCTGGACTACGGAACTCACGTCATCACTAGTGTCGATGCTGGGGCTGCTTTGGTGCAGGAGGACTATCTCCGTTCTTCATATGTGTCAAACAGTGAATCACAAAGTTTCTCTGTCAAAGCGCAGGCTGGCTTAAACTTCTTTGATAAACTGAAGTTTGATATTAGCAGTGAAAGTTCCCAACAGAGCTCATCACTTCAAACATATCAGTCCAACATTACATACTCCCTCATTCAAAGCCATGGAGGCATACCTTTTTATCCTGGCATCACTCTGCAGAAATGGCAGGAAAGTACCAGCAATAACCTTGTTACCATCGATCGTTCAGGATTTCCTCTACACTATTTTATAAACCCCAACACTGTCCCTGATCTGCCACACCCTACGATTGGAAAAGCTGCTCTTACAGTCAGTCAGGCCATAGAGCGCTACTACAAGATCAACACCCGCCCTGGGTGTGTTGACATCAACTCCAAGAACTTCAACTTCCAGGCTAACTTTGATGATAATTCCTGTGAGGGTCCCGCTACAAACCTTAGTTTTGGTGGTGTCTACCAACAGTGTGAAAAAATCAGCTCAGATGCAGGTCCACTTTGTGATGCCCTGGCCCAGAAAAACCCAGATACAGGTGACTTCTCCTGCCGTCCACCTTACTCACCAACATTACTGAGATCAGAAGTGAGACAGCAGAGTTACTCTAAGTATGAATGTTATGAGGAACGTTATT
This sequence is a window from Archocentrus centrarchus isolate MPI-CPG fArcCen1 chromosome 9, fArcCen1, whole genome shotgun sequence. Protein-coding genes within it:
- the LOC115785574 gene encoding protamine-like protein, which encodes MSSPAIALPPPAPAKSPKKRAKSPRKKTGPTVSNLILKAVSTSTQRGGVSLAALKKALKAGGYDVVKNNARILIAVKRLVTKKSLVQTKGSGASGSFKINKKPPTPRKKKVVGKKKPKAKKVKRASAKKAAGGTTPAAKKSPKKRRKSRSPKKAKRPAAAKKPKKPKSPKKTKRRVSKSAKARSATKK
- the LOC115785951 gene encoding macrophage-expressed gene 1 protein-like → METAVTLLALSFFHVCSSVPISRPTNWLRQCRASTNLSITALEVLPGGGWDNLRNMDMGRVMNLSYVQCQTTEDGLYLIPDEVFVIPQKQTGVETSSEIISSWLEQKSSTSHSINADISFLSVLNGKFSIENKRMKTHQVKDSSTTAKVQVRNFIYTVKAYPDFTLDTRFAQQIRDIADAIENNQTRNADYLSEKMVLDYGTHVITSVDAGAALVQEDYLRSSYVSNSESQSFSVKAQAGLNFFDKLKFDISSESSQQSSSLQTYQSNITYSLIQSHGGIPFYPGITLQKWQESTSNNLVTIDRSGFPLHYFINPNTVPDLPHPTIGKAALTVSQAIERYYKINTRPGCVDINSKNFNFQANFDDNSCEGPATNLSFGGVYQQCEKISSDAGPLCDALAQKNPDTGDFSCRPPYSPTLLRSEVRQQSYSKYECYEERYSCGFLGWSTCYNRRCQDVNHVRSARINTYWCSANGEAPENSGYLFGGIYSPSLLNPLTKSKSCPPNFIPLKFLSDGEVICVSNDYETGTRFSVPFGGLFSCQSSNPLAMNQRRCPPKFSQHLAAVSDGCEILYCVQSGLFTGGELQPIRLPPFTKHPLISMQATNTVMVMTEGENSWIRVGQTKMWKLAKPEEIKEIVRGLNPELNQMSSGEKAGIAFGVMGLMLVVVIVAVFLVKRRKRRISGFRTRGYEEIREEAERETHQDEAREQSLLEA